A section of the Methanosarcina mazei S-6 genome encodes:
- the tpiA gene encoding triose-phosphate isomerase — translation MGSPFILLNYKTYIQGTGKGAVDIAKACKTVSEESGIEIAVAPQLPDIYRVASEVELSVFSQHMDGIGAGSFTGHVFGKCIKEAGAFGTLINHSERRLTLAEIEASLKAAKEFGLRAIICTNNVPTTAAAAALVPDYVAIEPPELIGSGIPVSKADPEVVSGSVEAVSKINPDVKVLCGAGISKGEDLRAALDLGSQGVLLASGIVKASDPKAALEDLIRLV, via the coding sequence TTGGGTTCACCATTCATTTTACTGAACTATAAGACTTATATACAGGGCACAGGCAAGGGCGCAGTTGATATTGCAAAAGCCTGCAAAACCGTATCCGAAGAGTCAGGTATCGAGATTGCAGTAGCTCCTCAGCTTCCGGATATTTACAGGGTAGCTTCCGAAGTTGAACTTTCGGTTTTTTCCCAGCACATGGACGGCATAGGAGCAGGAAGTTTTACAGGTCATGTTTTCGGAAAATGTATAAAAGAAGCAGGAGCTTTCGGGACTCTTATCAACCACTCTGAAAGGCGTCTGACCCTTGCGGAAATCGAAGCTTCGTTGAAAGCTGCAAAAGAGTTCGGGCTCAGGGCAATTATATGCACCAACAACGTCCCCACAACTGCAGCAGCTGCAGCGCTTGTTCCTGATTACGTAGCAATCGAGCCACCTGAGCTTATAGGTAGCGGAATTCCTGTCTCAAAAGCCGACCCTGAAGTTGTCAGTGGTTCTGTTGAAGCGGTTTCAAAGATCAATCCTGATGTAAAAGTGCTTTGTGGAGCCGGAATTTCAAAAGGTGAAGACCTGAGGGCAGCCCTTGACCTTGGCTCGCAGGGAGTACTACTCGCATCCGGTATAGTGAAAGCTTCAGATCCTAAAGCTGCACTTGAAGACCTTATTCGGCTTGTTTAA
- a CDS encoding class I SAM-dependent methyltransferase: protein METKEIIRNYWDHRSEIYSTGIVEYSEEERIAWKNMLASKLGGRKRLEILDVGTGPGQLALMFAEMGHHLTAVDLSASMLEKARKNALQRSLDINFIQGDAENLQLPDAHFDVVSSKFLLWTLPDPKKALLEWKRVLKKDGMIIAIDGDWYSSGIFLKSIRTVSGLIRSVKERNRHDPFKNKYQLIKNDLPLYSLKPGRVFGLLNDAGFEEINIERMDSLCLSARKHGSLLDKLDYSHPIYFIRAVKK from the coding sequence ATGGAAACTAAGGAAATAATCAGAAACTACTGGGACCACCGCAGCGAGATCTACAGCACTGGCATTGTGGAGTACTCTGAAGAGGAAAGGATTGCCTGGAAAAATATGCTTGCTTCAAAGCTGGGCGGGAGAAAACGCCTTGAGATACTTGACGTGGGCACAGGACCTGGCCAGCTTGCTCTGATGTTTGCAGAGATGGGACATCATTTAACTGCTGTCGATCTGTCTGCCAGCATGCTTGAAAAAGCCAGGAAAAATGCCTTACAGAGATCTCTTGATATTAATTTTATTCAGGGGGACGCAGAAAATTTGCAGCTTCCTGACGCACATTTCGATGTTGTGTCCAGCAAATTCCTCCTCTGGACACTTCCTGACCCGAAAAAGGCTCTCCTGGAATGGAAGAGAGTGTTGAAGAAAGACGGCATGATAATTGCTATTGATGGGGACTGGTACAGCTCCGGGATATTCCTGAAATCGATCCGTACAGTTTCCGGACTCATCCGGTCTGTAAAGGAAAGAAATCGTCACGACCCTTTTAAGAATAAATACCAGCTGATTAAAAATGATCTCCCTCTTTATAGCTTAAAACCCGGTAGGGTATTCGGTTTATTGAATGATGCCGGGTTTGAGGAGATTAACATTGAACGTATGGATTCTCTTTGCCTTTCTGCCAGGAAACACGGAAGCCTGCTGGATAAGCTCGATTATTCCCATCCGATTTATTTCATAAGGGCTGTTAAAAAGTGA
- a CDS encoding HEAT repeat domain-containing protein, with protein MSQVKWKISLLFALITLSIFFSLLLSSDKFTESMGNEVNTTAMAGVSGENQVISLMNRLETGNGSEARLNAATELGNLGEPAASAIIEKMEAENPSLGGEIKSYMLLALLETGDKRAENIISEYLGKEEASNAAVADGVQSKGEVPEDIMLAIQAKDKAMRESLARSMTSEYGNDTDLLEEALKAEEQNSTLYTSFVLSNFEFESENETEILLQALKSEKGYVRVSAAMALGQKKEKAATDPLLKMLAQDYPLAGHSAVMALGEMGDERAVNTLMNELKNNGKDYIRSSTAIALGKLEAEEAVPYLIERLRDTRASVRSNSALVLGKMGDETAVEPLKNILESGKDSEGRRKDSLNTGVDVRKSTVLALGGIGGTESTQTLIGVINDEGEIPDVRVAATIALGNIGSPEAVNVLKKTYENQNMNMNVRNGALIALGKTENQEAAEFFIKKIGDKDFGVSAREALINMGETAVEPLIENLKTEDQKIKDETALILIEIGDPRAVEPLIEAYK; from the coding sequence ATGTCCCAGGTCAAATGGAAAATTTCTCTTTTATTTGCACTTATCACTCTTTCCATATTTTTTTCACTTTTATTAAGTAGTGATAAGTTTACGGAAAGTATGGGAAACGAAGTAAATACTACAGCAATGGCTGGAGTTTCGGGAGAAAATCAGGTTATAAGCCTTATGAACAGACTGGAAACTGGCAATGGAAGTGAAGCCAGGCTAAACGCCGCGACTGAACTTGGGAACCTCGGAGAGCCAGCTGCCAGCGCTATCATTGAGAAAATGGAAGCCGAAAACCCGAGTCTGGGGGGAGAAATAAAGAGTTACATGCTTCTTGCACTTCTTGAAACAGGAGATAAAAGAGCGGAGAATATTATTTCTGAATACCTTGGAAAAGAAGAAGCTTCAAATGCGGCTGTAGCAGACGGGGTACAGAGTAAAGGAGAAGTCCCGGAAGATATTATGCTGGCTATACAAGCAAAAGATAAAGCCATGAGAGAGAGCCTTGCAAGGTCTATGACCAGTGAATACGGAAATGATACAGACCTTCTTGAAGAAGCCCTCAAGGCAGAAGAACAGAATTCCACTCTATATACCTCCTTTGTACTCTCAAATTTTGAATTTGAATCTGAAAACGAAACTGAAATACTTCTTCAAGCTCTTAAAAGCGAAAAAGGATACGTGAGAGTTTCAGCTGCGATGGCTCTTGGACAAAAAAAGGAAAAAGCCGCAACAGATCCTTTACTGAAGATGCTTGCTCAGGATTACCCTCTGGCCGGACACAGTGCAGTTATGGCACTTGGAGAAATGGGAGATGAAAGAGCTGTAAACACCCTGATGAACGAATTGAAAAATAACGGGAAGGATTACATCAGGAGCAGCACTGCAATAGCTCTTGGGAAATTGGAGGCAGAAGAGGCAGTGCCTTATCTGATAGAAAGACTGAGAGATACCAGAGCTTCGGTAAGGAGTAATTCAGCCCTTGTACTTGGTAAAATGGGGGATGAAACAGCAGTAGAACCTCTGAAAAATATTCTGGAAAGCGGCAAGGATTCTGAAGGGAGAAGAAAAGATAGCCTGAATACAGGTGTGGATGTCCGAAAAAGCACTGTCCTTGCTCTTGGAGGAATAGGGGGCACTGAGTCTACACAAACATTAATTGGCGTAATAAACGACGAGGGAGAAATACCTGATGTAAGGGTAGCCGCAACCATAGCTCTCGGGAACATAGGAAGCCCTGAAGCTGTAAATGTCCTTAAAAAGACTTATGAAAACCAGAACATGAATATGAACGTCAGAAACGGAGCCCTTATTGCTCTTGGTAAAACTGAAAACCAGGAAGCTGCAGAGTTTTTTATAAAAAAAATAGGAGATAAAGACTTTGGAGTGAGTGCCAGAGAAGCCCTTATCAACATGGGAGAAACGGCAGTTGAACCCCTGATAGAAAACCTGAAAACAGAAGACCAGAAAATTAAGGATGAAACTGCCCTGATCCTTATTGAAATAGGGGATCCAAGAGCGGTTGAACCTCTTATTGAAGCATATAAGTAA